In the Hirundo rustica isolate bHirRus1 chromosome 2, bHirRus1.pri.v3, whole genome shotgun sequence genome, ACCCTATTATTGAGTATTGAGCATTAATTAATTCCTGGCTTTGGCATGAAAAAAAGGAGCCACCCCCTAAGCGACGGACACCGGTGAAGAACACACTGCTGGAGAACAGTGGGAGAAGAGTCCAGGCATccaccagggctggcagagctaCTGACCTCCTGCACTTGGGCCTGCGTCTGCTGCAGGCGGCGATTGCTGGTCAGATTGGGGGGAGCCCCGGGGGGACCCCCACCGGGGGCTGCCCCCTCGGGAGCGCCTCCCTCGGGAGCCCCTCCTTcgggagccccgggagcaggcTGCTGAGCTGGGTCAGACCTAGGGGAACACACGCATGAGTGAAAACTCAGAAGCTCGAGAGAGAAACCCCCCAAACGCACAGGaaccccagtgtccccaggctgcagcagtgacGGCAGCAGCCTCGGGAGCCTGCAGCCTCGCTGGATCCCGCCCGATCGGGAACAGGCGGGCCCGTGGGAGAGACTAAAGCAGGGGCAAGTCCAGGGGGGCAGGGGAATGGAACCGGCCCCACGGCAAAGGAGCTTGCGGGTGCGGTCGCGCCAAGCACTGCGGGCTTCCGGGGGGAACAGCGACCTGTCCGCACAGACGTGACCGGGAGCCGGGgaaggaaggtgggggaagaggGACAGGGAGATACCCCGAGGGGACCAGGCAGCAACCGGGCTGGGCGCAGCGGTGGCCGCCGGCCAGGTTGGCTCCAGCTGGGGCCCCGCACATCACCACTGGGGCACGGCCCACGCACCCAGTCACCCACTCAGTCGGCGGGGGAGCAGGACCGCCCGGGGGCGGTGCGGGCAGCCCTGCCTGCGGCTGCTGCAATGCGCCACCCGACCCCACCGCCGCCGGCCAGGACGCGGGCTCTGCACTgacccccctccctccctcccgctgCAGCCACCacccccgcgccgcgcccgctGCAGCTCGCCCACGGCCGGTCGGGCGGACACTCACATAGCCGGGCCGGACAGAACCGCGGAGCACCAGGCACGGAGCTTCGCACCGACAGTGCCCCCCACCCGCGACCCCAGACCTTATAATAGGCGGGGCCCCGCccacagagccagcagccaATCAAAAGTTGCTTCGCCGGGAGCGGCAGATCGGCACCGCCCCTATGTTCCTCTTCAGCCAGTCAGCGCCCAGCACCCTGCGGAAGCGGCCATAATGTTAGTCCCGCCCCTAGAGCGCCGCGGGATaagccccgccccgccgcggggctGCCCAATGGGAGcagcgccccgcgccccgcccccgccctggccccgccccctgcGGAGGTGCCGGGGTGCCCGGGCCGCGGTGCCCGGCGCTCCCTCCGCCCCAGCGGGCCGGGGCTCGCACGGCCCCGCTCCCCACCCACGGCCCGGCCGCTGGACCCGCCGGCCCCGACAGCCCTGAGCGGGCCCGCCGCGCTCCGTGTAGGTCACGCAGGGCCTGATCGCGGTTACCTGCCCCTTGCAGTTTTCCTCTTGGAGCCCAGCCCGGCTGGCGCCGTCGTGTGGGGGCTGCGGAGCGCTCCCGAAATCCCACGTCCGCAGTGTGTCTGTTGGCTCTGGTTAAGCCGCTGTCCTTGCAATTAAGAGATGGTGTCGCTGGCTCGCTTCCACCGTAAAGCACGTCATGAAAGCGAAGCTGAAGTCCCGATCGAGCTTCTGCAGCCTGCCAGGAGCAATGAggctcccacagcagccccaggaacaGCAATGTGTTCGGGGGTTTTCCATCTAAATATCTGGCAAAGCCTGCTGGATCAGAAGGGGAGACCCTCCAATTCAGGACAAAAAAGGGAGCAGACTGGAACAAGGCTCTTCAGACAGAACTTTGCGTGGTGAGTAAAGAGTGACAAGCGTGGGCTCACACCTACGCTACCTTATCCTTCCATAAGGTGACGCAGGCCATTCATGGAAGTTTTTAGTGTCAGATCTCACCGATTTTTAGGTACACAAGACAGACATGTTACAGATTACAGCATGGTAACTAGAAGATCGTGGTTACAAGGTGAAGAACAATGCAGCGTTCTGACTAGAGACAGGTGATCTGCAGATAGGAGCAGACAAGCACTGACTTCAGAACTCCAGGTTTTTACATTCTGCCTTCAGACAGAAGGGACGAGTGGAGAAATGAGCTTCTGTAGCCTGGCAGCGTTTCCACTGCAGTCTGAGGACCATTCCAATAATCATTGCAAATAAGTTTGAGCTTATGGAATTAGTGGCCACAGAGCCCTTGCCAGGCTGGTGCTTAGGGATTAAGAGAAAAAGTACAAGATACTTCCTCTGATACCTTTCCCATTTCTGACATATTTTTAGTCAAGGATTTGCTCTACCTGCTCAGTCTCCACTTGGATCTGTGCAAGCTTCCTGAATCCACACCTTTGGCAAGTCCCACAGGTTTGTCACCCTGCTCCTGAGAATGTGGACTTCAGCTGTTTAAATAGAGTTTGCCTTCACTGTCCTCAGGCTTAGGCCTAAAGAAAGTTCTTTCCATTCATTCCCTGCCACTTCCAAGCAAATGCTTTTGGAGACACAGCAGCGTTGCTCTGTAGCCAGATACATCAAGTCAGCAGGTAACTCCCCAATTACTTAGCAACTAAATTAACGACCAAGGTGGAATTGGTACACAAATGCCTGCTCATCTAATGGATTTTTCCCAAGGGTACAGTGGTGTGATGTTGGACTAGAGAGATGCCAGCTGTGACTCACTGTAACTTCTCCTCTAAAGGAACTGGCAACAGTTATGGAAAACTAGAAgctagaatttttaaaaacatttaaataccTGAATTACTTTTGCAAATCTTGCCTAAATTATAAACCAAAGGCCATTTGGTCATTAAGTGTCATTAGCAAGGGATCAAGTCATCATGAGCGTGGAACGATACAAATCCCATTCTTATGACAAGTTTTGATGCATTTCAACTAAGATTTGGATCGTTCATACTTAACCACAGATGAATGGAGGGCAAGGGTGAAAGCAGGTGAGGGCACATTAGCAGGACCCCGTGGCACTAACTTGAAAAATTTGACTATGAGGAAAAATCTAAGTTGGAGAATACTGGAATTGTCACGTTAGATGTGTGAACCTGGGACTCAAGAGACTGAAAGCATGCTCGAAGCCTGCCAAAAAAACAGGATCGGAGGGTCAAGTTCAGGGATGGAGGCTGGAAGTGATGCCTGCAAGAAGTACATCAGAAATGACTGAGCGGGCACAGAGGAGCTcgagcctggagctgcagcaggacctTGGGACCAGGGTAGAAATAAGCAGCAAAGGTTGTAGAAAGCACTGGGAATTCAACTGTGTGAAAGCTGGCTTTATTCTGACTGCAATGCCACAAAACTATACTCCACACGCCGAAGCCACTGCTGTTCCCTAGCGGTGCTTTCCAGTGCGATTGAAACGCTTGTACAAGTACCGGATCCTCTTGTTGAGTTTGTGATAGTCCTCTACGAACATCCGATCTCCCACCATCTGCTTCTTGCGGATGCACCTCTGCAGCTCGTTCCCCCGCCAGCCTCGAAGCCAGGTAGGCCCCATGATGAGATTCTTCGGGTGGATCTGGAAGCCGCCTGAGAacaggagagcagagacagctgaagCCAGGCACCGGAGAAGGCTGTTCCCAGGGCCGGCCCAAACCCTCCCCGCCCTGTCGCCGCTGGCCGAGGCGCCAGCCCGCAGGTGAGCCcggcctccctcccctgctgccccgGGGCCACAGCGCTGGGGAGGCGCGGGCGGCGTGCGTGTCTTACCCAGGATCCCTACGTTATCGTACACCCCGAACAAGGCCCGCTTCTTCGTCCACCGATCTACCGGCTTGCGCTTCGGCGGCTCCTTGATGCGGATGGGCCGGGAGAGCCCAGCCAGGGGCGAGGAGAGCGGCACGGGGAGGCCGGGCCGCGCGGGAGCCCAGAGCGCCCCGCCGCAGTCGCTGATGCCCCGCTCGGCGCGGGGCAGAGGAGCGCCACGGCCCAGCAGGGCCCGGCCCGCCTCTCGCAGCAGCagtgccgccgccgccatggGGATGACCCCCGGTGCCCCGGGGACGGGCCGGGCGGGAACAGCGGCGGTGCCTCCGCGCCGCCCCTTCCGCCGGGGACCGCAGGGGCGCGCGGGTGACGTCGCGCCAACGGTCGGGAGGGCAGGGGAGCCGGCGATTGGGcgagcgggcggcgggcggcgccgccgccgggcgCTGATAGGCCCCTGGCGGGAAGGGGCGGGGCGAGCGCGGTCCGCGCGCGCTGTTTCGAGCGcccggggccgtgcggggctgCGGCGGCCATGGCGGCGGCCCCGGAGTTCCACCTGCCCCTGGCTCCCGCCGATCTGCTGCGGGATGGCGGCCCCGGGCGCTACGTGGTGCGGGAGGTGCTGCCCGCCCGCGAGCTGCCGCCCGCGCTCGCAGGTAAGGTGTCCCCAGTCCCCCTTCCCGGTCGGGCCCGGTCCTGCCGCCGGCTCAGGGCCATTCCCCCCCCGCCTCTCTCCGTGTTTTGCCGCAGGTTTCCGGGCCGCCTTCCGGGCGCGGGGCGCGCTGGCCGTGCTGCAGCACTTCGACTGCGTGTACAGCGCGCTGCAGTGAGTACGGGGCAGGGACGGCGCCGAGGGGCGGGCGCTCGCCCCTCTGGCAGGAGCTCTTTGCTCGTCGCCCTTACGGCCTGTGTTTGTCCCGCAGCCACTTCCGAACCGTGGGCACGGCTGTCAAGGAGGACGCCCTGGAGCTGATGATGCACGGTGGGTACCCGCTGTTTCCGGGCGCCGCAGGACTAACGGAGAGGTTGTTTTCCCTTGGCAGCTCAGTGATGATGTAAAGGCTAATGTGACTCGGCCAGCTGGGCTGCACCCTCGGCTCACTCCTGTCATACGGGTCTGTAATCTTGGTGGACGATGCTGAGTCGTGCATGTTCGCTGTAAGGGCAGACCGACAGAAAATTCTCTTGCCCTTGTCCCTGGAAAATACATCCATGGGATGTATAAGCTCAGAGCGAGTGTTTCTCTGAGCTGACGGAGGGCAGGGGGGACAGGACAAGACAGCATGCCCGAGGTCTGGGTTGCAGGGGCCAGCCCACGTTACAGCTGGGGAGATGTGAGCACACATCTTTGGTAATCTGAGGACTGCCCTAAGCCTCCCAAAGAGAGGATGGCTGAGGGATCTGGCAAGGAGTGCTCAtgattttctgcttctcctcagTGGTGTCCCATCATTCCAATGAACTTCCTGCTATCTTGAGCGACTCCGGGCTGAGCCATGCAGACCGCGCTGCTCACCTCAATGCTCTTAAGATGAACTGCTATTTGCTGACTGGCCTGATGGATGCCTTTGAAATGGAAACCTGCAAGAACAGTTGTTTGGAGGCAGATCCTGGTAGGAAGGTAGGTGGGGGGACTGGGGGAAAGATGATAAAAGtcagaataaaattttcaaCTTATCGAACTCTAGTATCTGTCAGATTTTATAGCTGAATTTTTATAAACACGATGCCAACAAGAGCAGTGTATAATGTGGAGCACTGGTGCTTCTTTGAAACTGTGCTGGAAAACAGCCAAAGGGACAATTGTGTGTCTGTAAACATCAGCAGGGACTTGGATGCCCAAACCTGTCTATTTCATTCTTCAGTTTCTGGCTGGAACTTAATGTGCCAGTATTTTCTCAAGATTTCCTTTCTGTGGGTAGAGATGGTGGCGGTAGATACAGGTATAATCCTTAAACCACAGGAAGCACTGGTGCTGGCCTGAGCTGAGAGAAaagaattgggggaaaaaagccccctGTGGTCTCACCCATCTTACTGTGTGTCTCTTAATGATGTAGAATTTAACAGACTTCTTACGTTTTGAAGGAAACAGGGTGGTGATGGGGGTTTGTCTGTTTTGAAGCTGCTGGTCTATCTCACCATGTAATCTCCTTTCTAGAACAAGAAGAAGACTTCTGGATCtttgtgggaagaggagagggagccACTTTTACGGCTGCTtactcagctgctgcagctggatctCCGTCAGCTTTGGGGTGGTTTAGCAGTGGAAGAAGAGTTTGTCAGGTATGAGTTGGAGCAGGTGTATTTGTGGAATGAATGACTGGTTCTGAGGGATGAAAGGTTAAATGATAGATCTATCAGTGAGATGGTATTACAGCCCCCCTGCGGGGTGCAGATCATCGGGAAACTGAGGAAACAGCTCGAGGCAAAAGCAGTGTGTATAGGaatctcttcctctcctcatGTAAGCCACAGAAATTCAGATGTTTGCTAACTTGTAGAGGACGCTGGAGAATCTCTCAAACAGAAATGTGTGTGCCAGAACCATGTTTGTGCAAGTCGTGATAGCGAGGTTTGCTGTCTCTTCTGTGGGTTTAGCTTAATGACGGGGAGCTGCTACCGTATCCTGGAGAACCCCAGTATTGGCCTTCAGAGGTACCGGCTCACGAGGGAGGCTGTGACACATCTGCTCGCTGCAGCTCTGGTTCACTGTGACCACATGTTCAGTGAGTTCCTGCTCTTCTGCCTTCTtcctgaagccattccctgttaCTTTCCCTGACCTCTTTCCTCCTTCTCACGTGTGAAAGGTGCCACTCTGAAGATCACACAGATGCTGCAGCACTTTGAACATGTAGCCCCAGTGTTTGCGCAGGCCGTGAGCCTGTGGGCTAAAGAGTATGGTCTGAAAAGCCTGGTGGGTGAATTGCTAAGGTGAGAGAAATACCTGGAGCCTTGCTCTTCTATCCCTAGCAACTTGGGGCACCCCATTCCTTGTTTCATCTTTCTGTGCAGGGAAATTGGACAGAAGTGTCCCCAGGATTTGGCTCGTGAGGCTTCTGGAGTCAAGGGTTATGCTACTTTTATAAGTGAACTGGCTGAACAGATTCCAACTCTGGTGCTTGCCAACATGAGTGTTCTCCTGCCTCACTTGGATGGGGAGGTACGTTTCTGCAAAGTCACCTGTCCAGAGAAGTCAAATGGTAGAGACGCTGTTATCCAGTTTTTCTGTCTGGAAACAAAACCTCTTTCACAGAGCTCAGGTATCCAAAACCAGCTCTATTGGAAGAGGTTCTGCCCTTACTTAAAAGATGCAAAGGGAACAGAAACCATGACATCTCATGTCTGGTTGTCACTGTCAGATGTCAGAGATCAGGAGACTGCCTACTCGTCTGAGGTCCCTGCTGTTCTCCAGTTGTCCCTTGTTCTCCAGCACTTAATGAGTTTGTCACTGTGTTACCTTTTCTTTACCTGCTCAAAGTGTTTCTCATGTCAGTTCTTGGCTTCTATGAACTTACCTGGAcagcagggtttgggttggaagggaccttaacaCCTCTGCCATGGCTAGGGACACCCTtgactagaccaggttgctcaaagccccatccaacctgtccttgaacagttctagggatggggcatccacagcttctctgggcaacctgttcaaGTGTCTCACCATACTctcaggaaagaatttttttctaatatctaatccaaACCTGCCTTCACTTTGAGGCCATTCTCTCTTGCCCTGTCACTGAATGCCCTGGTagaaagtccctctccagctcacTCATaccccctttaggtactggaaggtgcctccccagagccttctcttctgcaggctgaacaaGACCAACTCTAAGCCTGTC is a window encoding:
- the MRPL51 gene encoding large ribosomal subunit protein mL51, whose product is MAAAALLLREAGRALLGRGAPLPRAERGISDCGGALWAPARPGLPVPLSSPLAGLSRPIRIKEPPKRKPVDRWTKKRALFGVYDNVGILGGFQIHPKNLIMGPTWLRGWRGNELQRCIRKKQMVGDRMFVEDYHKLNKRIRYLYKRFNRTGKHR